A stretch of the Saprospiraceae bacterium genome encodes the following:
- a CDS encoding amidinotransferase: MKQQLTNRIFMVRPGHFGFNLETEASNKFQKNISILSAEEIRDKALIEFDNMVNTLTTKGVHVDVYEDLPDTILPDSVFPNNWISTDENGTIYTYPMQALIRRKERREDIIDNLTEKYLVTKRYSLELFEEHEQYLEGTGSLILDRIHEIAYACLSPRTDPRVLHKFALLSGYQTVLFNAADAQQNEIYHTNVMMAMGSDFVICCMESIPESQQQKLMDSFSQSEKELIEISFSQMNQFAGNMLLLKNLKGSPLLVCSESAFNSLTQSQRVRLEKSTEFAIIPLDIIETVGGGSARCMIAENFLPAR; this comes from the coding sequence ATGAAACAACAACTAACAAATCGCATTTTCATGGTGCGTCCAGGACATTTTGGATTTAATCTTGAAACTGAAGCCAGTAATAAATTTCAAAAAAATATATCGATATTAAGCGCAGAAGAAATTCGCGATAAAGCCCTAATAGAATTTGATAATATGGTAAACACCTTAACAACAAAAGGGGTGCATGTCGATGTATATGAAGATCTTCCGGATACCATTTTGCCTGATTCGGTTTTTCCTAATAATTGGATATCAACTGATGAAAATGGGACTATTTATACGTATCCGATGCAAGCTTTAATCCGTAGAAAGGAGCGTAGGGAAGATATTATTGATAATTTAACTGAAAAGTATTTGGTAACAAAGCGCTACAGTCTTGAATTATTTGAAGAACATGAACAGTATTTAGAAGGGACCGGAAGTTTGATATTGGATAGAATTCATGAAATAGCATATGCGTGTCTGAGTCCCAGAACCGATCCGAGGGTCCTTCATAAATTTGCTTTATTAAGTGGCTATCAAACTGTATTATTTAATGCAGCAGATGCCCAACAGAATGAAATTTACCATACCAATGTAATGATGGCTATGGGTTCAGACTTTGTGATCTGTTGCATGGAATCCATACCCGAATCACAGCAACAAAAGTTAATGGACTCATTTTCTCAATCTGAAAAGGAATTGATTGAAATTAGTTTTAGTCAGATGAATCAATTTGCCGGGAATATGTTGCTGTTAAAAAATCTAAAGGGTTCTCCACTATTAGTTTGTTCTGAAAGTGCTTTTAATTCATTAACCCAAAGCCAGCGAGTTCGTTTGGAAAAATCAACGGAATTTGCCATAATTCCATTGGATATTATTGAAACGGTTGGAGGAGGGAGCGCCCGTTGCATGATCGCTGAAAATTTCCTGCCAGCGCGTTAA
- a CDS encoding patatin-like phospholipase family protein, protein MRIGLCLSGGGARGIYHIGALQFIKEAGIELDIISGCSAGALVGVLFSGGVSPETLLDLSIKTKWFNFLRPALPNKGLMDLNYLEQILTQNLSKDTFESLKIPVKVIATNLIAGKLKIFDEGSVIKPVLASCSVPLLFKPVEIENELYLDGGILMNFPASIIREHCDILIGVSLMPVQMVKSDEINNSFKLLTRVLELSVQNNSKLQMGYCDILIESPKISQYSKFDLNTAEDLYNLGYQATREALEAKFNSL, encoded by the coding sequence ATGCGGATTGGCCTTTGCCTCTCCGGCGGTGGAGCTAGAGGAATTTACCATATTGGTGCCCTGCAGTTTATAAAAGAAGCAGGCATTGAATTAGATATTATATCGGGATGCAGCGCAGGAGCATTGGTTGGTGTCCTGTTTTCAGGAGGCGTCTCCCCGGAAACCTTACTTGATTTATCAATTAAAACCAAATGGTTTAATTTCTTACGTCCGGCATTGCCAAATAAAGGCTTGATGGATTTAAATTATTTAGAGCAAATTTTAACTCAAAACTTAAGCAAGGATACATTTGAAAGTCTGAAAATTCCTGTAAAAGTTATTGCGACAAATTTAATTGCCGGGAAGCTTAAAATTTTCGATGAAGGATCTGTGATTAAACCAGTTTTGGCATCTTGCAGCGTGCCTCTTTTATTTAAACCTGTTGAAATAGAAAATGAACTGTATCTGGATGGTGGAATATTGATGAATTTTCCAGCATCAATAATCCGGGAGCATTGTGATATTTTAATTGGAGTGAGTTTAATGCCTGTCCAAATGGTCAAATCAGATGAAATTAATAACAGCTTTAAACTATTGACCAGAGTACTTGAATTATCAGTTCAAAATAATTCAAAATTACAAATGGGGTATTGCGATATTTTGATTGAATCTCCCAAAATAAGTCAATATTCTAAATTTGATTTAAATACAGCTGAAGATTTGTATAATTTAGGATATCAGGCAACCCGGGAAGCACTGGAGGCAAAATTTAATTCCCTTTAA
- a CDS encoding TonB-dependent receptor translates to MKRSTTKSVFIVLCILAMKLLCTNSMFAQGTTNAQILGTVTDAKGEPLIAASVQVTHLPSGSIYGVYTREDGRYNIPSLRVGGPYKITITYVGYKNLEEEGIYLSLGQNLRYNGQLTEEAVVLNEVLVTAKTNEILNSERTGAATNIKREALEALPSLGRNLNDFVRLTPQSRLSSVSTTTAPGTSFLGNDSRYNNLSLDGSIFNNSFGLASTPGGQSNATPVGLDAIEEVQVNLGAYDVRLSGFTGAGVNAVTKSGSNKFSGTAYYNLRNQNFVGKKADTFNVTVLDFDVKQFGASLGGAIVKNKLFFFVNAEGERRDDPLQYRAQRPGESVGGNITRVKSTTMDSLRQFLIDKYDYDPGVYDGYALQTYSNKLLGKIDYNINKSNKLSFRYNYLRSYRDVLASGSGAAGFRNGNLNNLNFKNTNYIINNDIHSGILELNTLFGSKASNQVQIGFTANRDYRESPGSVFPLVDIREGNITYTSFGYEPFTPNNRLDANTIQIQDNITWYLNGHTVTAGFNFESFDFENTFTPTWYGKYTFASLNDFYKSANGETVTLPNYELGFSILPGGQLPIDKITIKQPGIYFQDNVSSLNDRLNVTFGFRLDRPHYYSGSAYRNQLAATYNFKDSDGEIIQFETNVLPKSRTLFSPRMGFNYDVMGNRKLQFRGGIGVFTGRVPFVWISNQVGNNGVTKNSINSNNTTKYPFSEEVDKYVPDNPSAAPNFNLAVTDKNFKLPQLARVNLAVDYSLPWDFVASIEGIYSKTINNVAYVNANQITPTKNLSGVDNRPLFNGGTANRLYANVSDAILLKNTSEGFAYSISPKLERQFKNGLYAMAAYNFSEAKDIMAAGSIAFSSWRDQVTVNGNNLPNLAYSDFDQRHRFIAALSYKKSYLKNISSQISIFMQSSNQSRFNLVTAGDLNNDGQSANDLMYVPNDGSEIHFKDAATEQEQRDAFMKFVNNNEELSKYKGKYYERNGGILPFLTTVDLSFIQEFGLTVGQNKNRIQIRADIQNFLNLIDPSLGVGDQLISSSPLKFESRDAANIPYYTFTKVNGKYPEKLIVKRASLADVYQIQLGVRYIFN, encoded by the coding sequence ATGAAACGAAGTACAACAAAGTCTGTATTCATTGTTTTGTGCATTTTAGCAATGAAACTTCTCTGTACAAATTCAATGTTTGCACAGGGCACAACAAATGCTCAGATTCTAGGAACGGTCACAGATGCTAAAGGAGAGCCGTTAATTGCTGCTAGTGTGCAAGTCACACATCTTCCTTCAGGTTCAATTTATGGCGTTTATACGCGAGAAGATGGTCGTTATAACATTCCAAGTTTAAGAGTTGGAGGTCCTTATAAAATAACGATCACTTATGTAGGCTATAAAAACCTTGAAGAAGAAGGGATTTACCTTTCTCTTGGCCAAAATTTGAGATATAATGGCCAGTTGACAGAGGAAGCTGTGGTGTTAAATGAGGTTTTAGTTACAGCTAAAACAAATGAAATTTTGAATTCTGAACGCACAGGTGCAGCAACAAACATAAAGAGAGAAGCATTGGAAGCACTCCCGTCACTTGGTAGAAATTTGAATGATTTTGTTAGACTTACACCTCAAAGCAGATTGTCTTCCGTTTCAACTACTACTGCACCCGGGACTTCTTTTCTTGGGAATGATAGCAGATACAATAATCTGAGCCTTGATGGTTCAATTTTCAATAACAGTTTTGGCCTGGCTTCTACTCCTGGAGGGCAGTCTAATGCAACGCCGGTAGGTCTTGATGCCATTGAAGAAGTTCAAGTAAATCTCGGTGCTTATGATGTGCGTTTGTCTGGATTTACAGGAGCTGGTGTAAATGCCGTCACTAAATCTGGTTCCAATAAATTTTCCGGAACAGCTTATTACAATTTAAGAAATCAAAATTTTGTAGGCAAAAAAGCCGATACATTTAATGTTACCGTATTGGATTTTGATGTAAAACAATTTGGAGCAAGTCTGGGCGGCGCGATAGTAAAAAACAAATTATTCTTTTTTGTAAATGCTGAAGGAGAGCGACGCGATGATCCTCTGCAATATCGTGCACAGAGACCTGGTGAATCTGTAGGAGGAAATATTACCAGAGTGAAATCAACAACGATGGATAGTCTGCGTCAATTCCTGATCGATAAATATGATTATGATCCAGGCGTATATGATGGATATGCTTTGCAAACATACAGCAACAAGTTGTTGGGTAAAATAGATTATAATATTAATAAATCCAATAAATTAAGTTTTAGATACAATTATTTAAGATCGTATCGTGATGTATTGGCAAGTGGTTCTGGTGCAGCGGGATTCAGGAATGGAAATTTAAACAATTTGAATTTTAAAAATACAAATTATATAATTAACAATGATATCCATTCAGGCATTTTAGAATTAAATACTTTATTTGGCTCTAAAGCTTCTAATCAGGTTCAAATTGGTTTTACCGCAAATCGGGATTACAGAGAAAGTCCAGGTTCAGTGTTTCCATTGGTGGACATTCGTGAAGGAAATATCACTTATACATCGTTTGGTTATGAACCATTTACACCCAATAACCGCTTAGATGCAAATACCATACAAATTCAAGACAACATAACCTGGTATTTGAATGGTCACACGGTTACTGCCGGATTTAACTTTGAGTCATTTGATTTTGAAAATACATTTACTCCAACCTGGTATGGAAAATATACGTTTGCAAGTTTGAATGATTTTTACAAATCTGCAAATGGCGAAACAGTCACTTTGCCTAATTATGAATTGGGCTTTTCAATATTGCCGGGAGGTCAGTTGCCAATAGATAAAATTACCATAAAGCAGCCAGGTATTTATTTCCAGGATAATGTTTCATCTTTAAATGATCGTTTGAATGTAACCTTTGGATTTCGTTTAGACAGACCTCATTATTATTCTGGATCAGCATACCGAAATCAATTGGCAGCTACTTATAATTTTAAAGACTCCGATGGAGAAATTATTCAATTTGAAACAAACGTTTTGCCAAAATCAAGAACCTTGTTTTCTCCAAGAATGGGATTTAATTACGATGTTATGGGCAACAGGAAATTGCAATTTAGGGGAGGTATAGGTGTGTTTACAGGACGTGTTCCTTTTGTTTGGATTTCTAATCAAGTTGGCAATAATGGGGTAACCAAAAACTCTATTAATTCTAACAACACAACTAAATATCCATTTTCAGAAGAAGTTGATAAATACGTTCCAGATAACCCATCAGCTGCACCTAATTTTAATTTAGCGGTTACAGATAAGAACTTCAAATTGCCACAATTGGCTCGGGTCAACCTGGCTGTTGATTATTCATTGCCATGGGATTTTGTAGCCAGCATAGAAGGAATTTACAGTAAAACGATAAACAATGTAGCTTATGTAAATGCAAATCAAATCACCCCAACAAAAAATTTAAGTGGGGTAGATAATAGACCTTTATTTAATGGCGGTACAGCAAACAGATTGTATGCAAATGTATCTGATGCCATATTGCTTAAAAATACATCAGAGGGTTTTGCTTACAGTATCAGTCCAAAGTTGGAAAGACAATTTAAAAATGGCCTTTATGCAATGGCAGCCTATAATTTTTCAGAGGCAAAGGACATTATGGCTGCTGGCTCTATAGCATTTAGTTCCTGGCGTGATCAGGTAACTGTAAATGGCAATAATTTGCCTAATTTAGCCTATTCCGATTTTGATCAAAGACACCGTTTTATTGCAGCTTTGTCTTATAAAAAATCATACTTAAAGAATATTTCATCTCAGATTTCAATATTTATGCAATCGAGCAACCAATCCCGCTTTAATTTAGTAACTGCTGGTGATTTAAATAACGATGGACAATCAGCTAATGACTTGATGTATGTCCCAAATGATGGAAGTGAAATTCACTTTAAAGACGCTGCAACAGAGCAAGAGCAACGGGATGCATTTATGAAATTTGTTAACAATAATGAAGAATTATCTAAGTACAAAGGAAAATATTATGAGCGCAATGGCGGTATTTTACCTTTTCTAACCACTGTGGATTTATCATTCATTCAAGAATTTGGATTGACTGTTGGACAAAATAAGAACAGAATTCAGATTCGGGCTGACATCCAAAATTTCTTGAATTTGATTGATCCTTCATTAGGAGTTGGAGATCAATTGATTTCGTCTTCCCCTTTGAAGTTTGAAAGCAGGGATGCTGCCAATATTCCATATTACACATTCACTAAAGTAAATGGAAAGTATCCTGAAAAATTAATTGTTAAAAGAGCAAGTTTAGCCGATGTATATCAGATCCAACTAGGAGTTCGGTATATATTCAATTAA
- a CDS encoding phosphoribosyltransferase, with protein sequence MIILNQEQIKQKIKRMAIEIYERHSDEKKLFLAGINTKGYEIAKLLSLQISELSPIQCELLHIHINPAQPTEHPISLNVDSSMLRNKSVIITDDVANTGRTLFYSFKTIMDIVPKKLEVAVLIERTHKGFPIHVDFVGMKLATTLKDNIEVALDSANDWKVSLN encoded by the coding sequence ATGATAATTCTAAATCAGGAACAAATTAAACAAAAAATCAAACGAATGGCCATAGAAATTTATGAACGGCATTCTGATGAAAAGAAATTATTCCTCGCTGGTATCAATACCAAAGGGTATGAAATAGCCAAACTCTTAAGCCTACAAATCAGTGAGTTATCCCCAATTCAATGCGAATTACTTCATATACATATTAACCCGGCCCAGCCTACAGAACACCCGATCAGCCTAAACGTTGATTCCTCGATGCTCCGAAATAAATCTGTAATTATTACAGATGATGTTGCAAACACAGGCAGGACCCTGTTTTATTCTTTTAAAACGATCATGGATATCGTACCAAAGAAATTGGAAGTAGCGGTTTTAATCGAACGCACGCATAAAGGGTTTCCAATACACGTTGATTTTGTAGGAATGAAATTGGCTACTACTTTAAAGGACAATATTGAAGTAGCACTGGATTCTGCCAATGATTGGAAGGTTAGCCTAAATTAA
- a CDS encoding deoxyribodipyrimidine photo-lyase — protein MNYAAFWFRRDLRLQDNHGLSKALKSGLPVIPVFIFDETILSKLSNKSDARVSFIYEQIKCLKQELQALGSDLLVFYGTPDHIWNSLFKAYPIRQLFYNRDYESYALQRDTRINELAQSKNVQCFSFKDQVLFEKDECLKEDGSPYTVFTAYKNKILKQIELVGHNKLFAPYDYNDLSGFWTSAPNPMLSLGEIGFTPTTIKFPEQQTKQSIIKNYAEKRDFPFENATSQLGIHFRFGTISIRQKAKAAFALSPVYFSELLWRDFYSMILQAFPYVEFSCFKPAYNLIAWENNENYFKAWCEGKTGYPMVDAGMRQLNETGFMHNRLRMITASFLVKHLLIDWRWGEAYFAEKLLDFDLASNNGGWQWAAGCGTDAAPYFRIFNPELQQQRFDPEFKYIKKWIPEFTFQKYIPPIVNHQEARRKCLSKFSVVSKQ, from the coding sequence ATGAATTATGCGGCATTTTGGTTTCGCAGGGATTTGCGGTTACAAGACAATCATGGACTTTCTAAAGCTTTAAAGAGTGGCTTGCCAGTAATTCCGGTTTTTATCTTTGATGAGACTATTTTGTCAAAATTGAGTAATAAATCGGATGCCCGGGTATCATTTATATACGAGCAAATCAAGTGTTTAAAGCAGGAATTACAGGCATTGGGTTCCGATTTGTTGGTGTTTTATGGAACGCCTGATCACATATGGAATTCGCTGTTTAAAGCTTATCCCATCAGGCAATTATTCTATAACAGAGACTATGAGTCCTATGCATTGCAACGTGATACACGCATAAATGAATTAGCACAGAGCAAGAATGTGCAATGTTTTAGTTTTAAAGACCAGGTGCTATTTGAAAAAGATGAATGCCTAAAAGAGGATGGGAGCCCCTATACCGTTTTTACTGCATATAAGAATAAAATACTTAAGCAGATTGAGTTAGTGGGTCATAACAAGCTATTTGCGCCATACGATTACAATGATCTTTCTGGTTTTTGGACCAGTGCACCAAATCCAATGCTTTCATTAGGAGAAATCGGTTTTACACCAACAACAATCAAATTTCCAGAGCAGCAGACGAAGCAATCCATAATTAAAAACTATGCGGAGAAACGGGATTTTCCATTTGAAAATGCCACGTCGCAGCTTGGCATTCATTTTAGATTTGGTACAATCAGCATCAGACAAAAAGCTAAGGCAGCATTTGCACTAAGTCCGGTATATTTCAGCGAATTGCTTTGGAGAGATTTTTATTCGATGATCTTACAGGCATTTCCCTATGTGGAGTTTTCGTGTTTTAAACCAGCATACAATCTGATAGCCTGGGAAAACAACGAAAATTATTTTAAAGCCTGGTGTGAAGGCAAAACCGGATATCCTATGGTGGATGCCGGCATGCGGCAACTCAATGAAACCGGATTTATGCACAATCGTTTGAGAATGATCACCGCTAGTTTTTTGGTTAAACATTTATTGATTGATTGGCGCTGGGGAGAAGCCTACTTTGCTGAAAAGCTACTGGACTTTGATTTGGCGAGTAACAATGGAGGCTGGCAATGGGCCGCAGGTTGTGGTACGGATGCAGCTCCCTATTTTCGCATTTTTAATCCCGAATTACAGCAACAGCGATTTGATCCTGAATTTAAATATATTAAAAAATGGATCCCGGAATTTACGTTTCAAAAGTACATACCTCCAATTGTTAATCATCAGGAAGCAAGAAGAAAGTGTCTTTCTAAATTTAGTGTAGTTTCAAAACAATAA
- a CDS encoding lamin tail domain-containing protein, translated as MKRIMLVLSLTSMLTLANSQIVINEIMFNPPESGTDVLEYIEFYNAGNQAVNLKDYSIKDAVVITFPDTTMAPNAYFIICVNSLKFDSVFGFPALEWTSGGLRNTDEVITLLDSNQNPVDSVHYFGTWDSNANGNGASLELCRDNIDNNLENYWGASKNAVGVEINGKFLFASPNAVNSISCADYTINVSDFKFDPDTIEIFVGEKVEWLNKGGHHNVNGSKSIFTANPESFGNGLPSTALWSYIYKFNQPGIYNYQCDVHASNGMKGTVIVKIKDDLYPSLPIGIISSTDFNGLADSLNRRYSLEGVVYGVNLRPIGLQFTLIDQFNDGIAVFLSSGNLAYTVTEGDLIRVKGLITQFNGLIQIIPDSITKLSVGNSLFQPTVVKYLNESTESQLIQMKKMELVDPGTWSNNPLGFTVKVTDGTNTFDMRIDNDVNIHGTSAPVGKFDLTGLGSQFDAINPFLEGYQIQPRYLADIKLIVDATNLNQESIKIYPNPVDNLIYFNTNALVGSAASIYNAQGKLIQNLIIQNPSRLDLAPGVYFLSVAGEKTSRFRFIKL; from the coding sequence ATGAAACGGATCATGCTGGTACTTTCCTTAACAAGTATGTTGACGCTGGCAAATAGTCAGATCGTAATTAACGAAATCATGTTTAACCCCCCTGAAAGTGGGACTGATGTTTTAGAATATATTGAATTTTATAATGCAGGAAATCAGGCAGTAAATTTAAAGGATTATTCCATTAAAGATGCCGTTGTCATTACATTTCCTGACACCACAATGGCTCCAAATGCATATTTTATTATTTGTGTAAATTCCTTAAAATTTGATTCTGTTTTTGGATTCCCAGCTCTTGAATGGACTAGCGGGGGCTTAAGGAATACAGATGAAGTAATTACTTTGCTGGATTCAAATCAAAACCCTGTCGATAGTGTTCATTATTTTGGCACATGGGATTCAAATGCAAATGGCAATGGAGCAAGCTTGGAATTGTGCCGTGACAACATAGATAATAATCTTGAAAACTATTGGGGTGCTTCAAAAAATGCTGTTGGAGTAGAGATTAATGGGAAATTTCTGTTTGCAAGTCCTAATGCTGTAAATAGTATTTCTTGTGCAGATTATACGATTAATGTGTCTGATTTTAAATTTGATCCGGATACTATTGAAATTTTTGTTGGTGAAAAAGTGGAATGGCTCAATAAAGGGGGACACCATAATGTAAATGGAAGTAAATCGATATTTACAGCAAACCCTGAATCTTTTGGAAATGGATTGCCTTCTACCGCTTTATGGTCTTACATTTATAAGTTTAATCAACCGGGCATTTATAATTATCAATGTGATGTACATGCATCAAATGGTATGAAAGGTACCGTTATAGTTAAAATTAAGGATGACCTTTATCCCTCATTGCCAATTGGAATAATAAGTTCTACTGATTTTAATGGCTTGGCAGACAGTCTAAACAGGAGATACAGTTTGGAAGGGGTTGTTTATGGAGTCAACTTGCGTCCAATTGGTTTGCAATTTACTTTGATAGACCAATTTAATGATGGGATTGCAGTGTTTTTAAGTTCAGGAAATTTAGCGTACACAGTTACAGAAGGAGATTTGATTCGAGTTAAGGGCCTAATAACTCAATTTAATGGTCTTATTCAAATAATACCAGATAGCATCACAAAACTATCTGTAGGAAATTCGCTTTTTCAACCCACGGTTGTAAAATATTTAAATGAGTCGACTGAGTCCCAGTTAATCCAAATGAAAAAAATGGAATTAGTTGATCCAGGTACCTGGTCAAATAATCCGCTAGGCTTTACGGTAAAAGTTACCGATGGGACAAATACCTTTGATATGCGCATTGACAATGATGTGAATATACACGGCACTTCAGCTCCGGTCGGCAAATTTGACTTAACAGGATTGGGTTCCCAATTTGACGCAATCAATCCTTTTCTTGAAGGATATCAAATTCAACCCAGATATTTGGCTGATATTAAATTAATTGTTGATGCTACTAATCTAAACCAGGAATCAATAAAGATTTATCCTAACCCGGTCGATAATCTAATTTACTTTAACACAAATGCCCTTGTTGGAAGTGCAGCTTCTATATACAATGCACAAGGTAAATTAATTCAAAATTTAATAATTCAGAATCCTTCAAGATTAGATCTTGCTCCAGGAGTTTATTTTTTAAGTGTAGCTGGCGAAAAAACATCTCGCTTTCGTTTTATAAAATTATAA
- a CDS encoding (Fe-S)-binding protein: MKIPILSELHAEGKKPEILFWVGCAGNYDARAQKITRAFCEILNNIGLSYAILGEEEKCTGDPARRAGNELLFQMLAQQNIETLTNYGIQKIVCTCPHCFNTLKNEYPALGGIFDVIHYSEFLDLLIKENRIVIQEQPRQKITYHDSCYLGRINGVYQAPRSIINSLKHDLIEMKRAKQNGLCCGAGGAQMFKEEEPGSKRINTERAEEVIKTNANAVVANCPFCITMLQDGLKEKNAQDQMMVYDLAELILQNQK, encoded by the coding sequence ATGAAAATACCAATACTTAGCGAATTGCATGCAGAAGGTAAAAAGCCGGAAATTTTATTTTGGGTAGGTTGTGCAGGAAATTATGACGCCAGGGCTCAAAAAATTACTCGGGCATTTTGTGAAATCCTGAATAATATCGGGCTGTCTTATGCTATTTTAGGAGAAGAAGAAAAATGTACAGGGGATCCTGCCCGAAGAGCTGGCAACGAATTGCTGTTTCAAATGCTTGCGCAACAAAATATTGAGACACTTACAAATTATGGCATTCAAAAGATTGTTTGTACTTGTCCACATTGTTTTAATACTTTAAAAAATGAATACCCAGCCTTAGGAGGCATATTTGATGTGATCCATTATTCTGAGTTTTTAGATTTGTTAATTAAAGAAAATAGAATTGTGATACAGGAGCAGCCACGCCAAAAAATTACCTATCACGATTCTTGTTATTTAGGAAGAATTAATGGGGTTTATCAAGCTCCAAGATCTATTATCAATTCATTAAAACATGATTTGATAGAAATGAAGCGGGCAAAACAAAACGGTCTTTGCTGCGGGGCAGGAGGGGCACAAATGTTTAAAGAAGAGGAACCAGGCTCCAAACGCATCAATACGGAGCGTGCAGAAGAAGTTATAAAAACGAATGCAAATGCTGTGGTAGCAAACTGTCCCTTTTGCATCACCATGCTTCAGGATGGCTTAAAAGAAAAAAATGCACAAGATCAAATGATGGTTTATGATCTTGCTGAACTCATTCTTCAAAATCAAAAATAA
- a CDS encoding (Fe-S)-binding protein — translation MIHSIVFILITTAILRFSWKRYAQVYQAIKLGKPNWPEGSALVRFKNMLLFALGQRKMFTKPVSGIFHFFIYTAFLLTQVEFLEIFTDGLFGKHRLFANKIGFLYPLAINTIEILSLLALIATAVFLIRRNILKISRFHKPELKGWPFADANIILLGEIILVISIFMMNGADQYLQQLKPESYHPTGSFFLSASTTMPLISGLSADWIIFTERFFWWTHYLVVLGFIAYLPYSKHLHIFLAFPSSYYADLNPRGEIQNIPYIQNEVKGMLGLENDPSMEAPNNFGAQDVNELSQQILLQAFSCTECGRCTAVCPANITGKKLSPRKIVMDIRDRAEEVVQTKAFKKSEDGTTIEITDGLSLFDKISKEELYACTTCNACVEACPVLINPLKPILELRRYDILMNSGGPSEWLPMFNSLENNQAVWAMSENRTNWIKIE, via the coding sequence ATGATTCACAGCATTGTCTTTATTCTAATTACAACTGCAATTCTGCGGTTTTCGTGGAAACGATATGCCCAGGTATATCAGGCCATTAAGCTAGGGAAACCCAATTGGCCCGAAGGATCTGCGCTGGTTAGATTTAAAAATATGCTCTTATTTGCTTTGGGACAGCGTAAAATGTTTACAAAACCTGTTTCAGGTATCTTCCATTTTTTTATTTATACAGCGTTTCTATTAACTCAGGTTGAATTTCTTGAAATTTTTACGGATGGTTTGTTTGGTAAACATCGCCTGTTTGCCAATAAAATTGGATTTTTATACCCCTTAGCCATAAATACCATCGAAATCTTATCGCTCTTGGCTTTAATTGCAACAGCGGTATTTTTAATACGAAGAAATATCCTGAAAATTAGCCGTTTTCATAAACCTGAGCTGAAAGGCTGGCCTTTTGCGGATGCAAACATTATTTTACTGGGTGAAATTATACTTGTTATAAGTATTTTTATGATGAATGGCGCTGATCAATATTTACAACAACTAAAACCTGAATCCTATCATCCCACTGGTTCTTTTTTCCTTTCTGCTTCCACTACCATGCCTCTTATTAGTGGTTTATCAGCGGACTGGATCATCTTTACGGAGCGCTTCTTTTGGTGGACACATTATTTGGTTGTTCTTGGGTTTATTGCCTATTTGCCCTATTCAAAGCATTTACACATTTTTCTTGCATTCCCATCAAGCTATTATGCTGATTTAAATCCCCGAGGTGAAATTCAAAACATCCCATATATTCAAAATGAAGTTAAAGGGATGCTTGGTTTGGAAAATGATCCATCAATGGAAGCGCCAAATAATTTTGGGGCCCAAGATGTAAATGAATTATCCCAACAAATTTTATTGCAAGCTTTTTCATGTACAGAATGTGGGCGTTGTACAGCTGTATGCCCGGCAAATATTACCGGTAAAAAGCTGAGTCCTCGTAAAATTGTGATGGATATTCGGGATCGGGCTGAAGAAGTTGTTCAAACCAAAGCATTTAAAAAATCAGAGGATGGGACAACGATTGAGATTACAGATGGCTTATCTCTTTTTGATAAAATATCAAAGGAAGAATTGTACGCGTGCACGACTTGTAACGCCTGTGTGGAGGCTTGCCCTGTTCTTATAAATCCGTTGAAACCCATATTGGAACTGCGCCGATATGATATATTGATGAATAGTGGGGGACCTTCTGAGTGGCTGCCCATGTTTAATAGTTTAGAAAACAATCAAGCAGTTTGGGCTATGTCAGAAAACCGTACAAACTGGATAAAAATTGAGTGA